The DNA region CTTCAACCTAAATAATGTGGTATTTGTCTTGGCACCTTTAAAGTTCTCATCATATCAATTACCGCAAACAATATCagttttgatgaaaatttgcAAAATGATGTTATGACTTTACTGCTGCTTAAGAAGTATCTAACAATTATCATTGTCAATACAAAACATATACCTTCGTCAAGATGAAGGGTGTAACTTCCCAGAGGCATGTCCCTGTCAAGACTTCGGACAATCTGGTCTTCATCCTCCAACCAGAAGGCACGTTTTGTTCTCAACCTAAAAGCAGACTTGATGGCCTCCTTAATGGCATCTGCTGAGCCATCAATTCCTATCCTCCTAGTATAATCACCCCAGGTTACTACTATGACTCTCCCTCCATATGATTGATTCTCCCCACCTGCCAAGGGGGCAAAGAATTGAAATAACAGTCATAGAGAAATAGTCACATTTGATGAAGAAAAGTCCAACATATTCGAAGCATAAATACATCAACCAGATGCTAATTGAAAAACTGTGCTTCAATTTAGTTGACTTACCATTTTCAGGGGTTTCTCTCCAATTCCAAGGTGCACCTCCGTTCACTGCAACTGCATCAGCTACAGTAATGGCAAGAGGATGACCATCATGGTCCAAACCTGTCTCGAGATTGAGTGTTGGCCTGCCATTAGCTGCACACCGAGCAAGtcaaaaatagagaaagaaCAGGTCAGTCTTGAgacaaaaaagatatatagaaataGAAAGGATTCGTAACACTCAAACATAGTGTATTTCTCCATTTTGCACCTTCTTCACGCACATACAGAAGTCAGCATTGCCAATATTTTCACTTGTTATTTTATGGTAGTTATCACTTGATGAGTGTTCATTAGACTTTGATTTCTGTCTATTGTAATGATAACAATATCCTACatggattttctttcttacttCTGTAAGAAATTATACTTTCATATCAAAACTATAAATACCTGCATCTGCTTAACCTTAATCTCCTGTTTAATTCCTGATAGCTTGTAAGCAACCAATTTATAAAGTGTTTATGAGTAAGCAGGCAAAGTTAGATGATGAAATAGATGCATGCAAGTAGAGTATTGAAACTCAAATTACATAAGCAGCTACCTTCCACATGTGCAAAGGAAATGTTTGTATCTTCCATCCCTGCATAATCAAGAAATGAATCAATGATCTTTCTAATGTTATCAAAACATAATGGAGACAGAAAGGGTTTGTGACAGAAGGACGACGGCATAGTTTTTGTTGCCAACTTTTCCATTGTAGGAACGACAGCACATTAGCAGAAATTTCAAAGCAAAAAAGGCTAAAGAACATTAGAAGGAAAGTAATTCCATATGAAATAATTCCTTGTTTACAGGATTCTACCAGTATTttaaataacatctctatgatCAACAATCAGAAGACAATAGAAAGACAACTCCAATGCACTACGGTGGTAGAACCTTATTTACCttttatgagtatatcataTACAAAAAATCACAACAAAAGGAGTACATTTCCAAACCCATACCACTTGTCAATCCAGAAATTCTTTTACCACTTCTTCCCCAATATCTCCGTCCATTTATTTAAGCAAAAGATGAATTGAAAGTGTGAATCGTAGTTAAGTGCAATGTCGTATGAAAAACAATCCAGGCCTAAGCCGACGCCTATCCCCAACAATCCAGAGCAGTTCAAAATCCATATAATATCAGATAACTTTCCGATATTTTTCATATCTTAATAGTGTCCATATAGATTAATCATAACTAAACGCTACCACTCCAAGAAGCATAGAACTCAGCACTTTGAAGACCAAATTCCAGATACAGTAACATTTATAAGTTCAAGATACCAAGAGCACCCCTAGTACATTGAATTTCCACCAATCTGTTTCATAGTAACAGTAAGCACTAAACACCACCAATTGGGAGAACATGAATTCAAATATGTACACCCTCTAACAACACAAGTCAAAGCAAACTGGAACCCAAATTCTTTCACCAATATTGAATCACTTAGCTCAAACTATACAAACCACATTTAGTAAAGGAGTAAAGGACCAATACCTTTATCCGAAAACTGCATGAAAGAATCAACCTTGGGTGGAGTAGGACTTTTATACTGCCCATTCTTGTTCCTGTCCTTCAAAATCTCCTCAATCTCTTTATAATACGACATCTTGGCCGACCCACTCCCCTTATCCTGATGATGCTTAGCCTTCTTGAACTCCTTAAGCAAGTTCCTCCACTTATCAGTGCACATATTCGGGTTCCTGTCGAACCCTTTCTCCCTCATTTTCGCCGAAATCTGCTCCCACAAATGCTTGTTCGACTTGGAAGTGTTGAACAAGCCGTCCATCTCTCTCCGCAGAGCTATCAGACTCCGAGTCTCGTCCTGCACCCATGTCTCGGCTCTTTTCTTCTGCTGCTGCGGCTTCGCTTCGTGGTCCTCCCCGCTGCTGTCACCCAGTAGCAGCAATTGGTTAGGCTGCTGatgatgctgatgatgatTTGGGTGATGGGTCTGCGAGAGATCCTCACTCGAGACCACCTCGATCATCATGTCTGCTTCGTCGTTTTTGTGAAAATCAATTGGGTGAGGCTTTTCAGACAAGTACATGGTGTTGGGTATTGAAGCTTTGGCCGTCTCTCAATTGGGGGTTGTCCATAAACAGAAAGTGAGAGACTTCATAAGCAACAGAAGCAAACCCATTTATTTTGCAAGTGATTATCAAACAAAGGGAATTGAATTGATGTGGACCTGTCTATGTCGTCTCTGGTTTAGTGAAGCTTGATCCCAAGCTAAGCTTAAACAGTCAagcttgtgtttgtgttgattTAGCTGTTACTTATTTACTGTtttcaatataaaaaaaatttaaaaaaaaaaagtagggCTTTGCGCCCGTATCGGCACCTTGCGCATGATGTCTGTTCTAaccatttcttgttttgttaaatAACGAAAGTCTTATAATGCTAGTAAACCGAACAATTAATATACagtattttgatttggttatttATGTCAcattacatgcatatatactaagGATCAAAATCAAGGGACATCATATTTTACATAAATTTTTACACATGTTGTGAACCATTGgatttaaaaacatttaagGGCCTAGATTTGTTGTCTGAATGATGTCAACACACTCAAAATGATGTGGTGTTGTCGGTAATAAGAAACTACCTTCTCcgcccatagaccagtcaAGAAACTTGTAGATACGATGTATAAGCAACGACCTCGTAGACCGTGCTCCGGCCATGGCAGGCCCCGCCTTCGACATACTTCCGGTAGACCGACATCCGGGCTACCCTGTCATGGTGAAGGATCATCAATGCCACAACGGGAAAGTGCTCCTctaagctccacaagaagacaccatgagaatatatatatatatatgtaattagtcccacatcggaaGTATAATATGTAAGGGAACCTTTCTTATCTATAAAAGGAAGACTTCTCATATGTAGAAAAATATCTCTCTCAACTAATCCAACTCCTTCCCGACTCAACTCCACACTTGTAACAACTAAGGCATTGAGGCCTTATGATAGTAGATTCAAGTGGATGTAGCCATGCcctccgatggcatggtgaaccactataaatgTTGTGTCTTTGTGTGTATGTATGTTCTACCATGCTTCTACATAGCCTACAGGTTCTTGCAAAAACAATTGGCGCCGTCTGTGGGAAGTGTTACGAAAAGTCATGTTGCTCTGCCTCCAAGAGGTAAGTCACTCATGTCCATGAGAGCTATAGGGCCATCAGGCCGTCCCCAATCCCAGGGCTCAGTAGGTAGCTCAGTCAGTGGGACAGCAGGCTACCCAGCAGGTTCATGCATGAAGTCAGCCCATGGTGTCCGGTATGCAGCCCCAAACCTGGCCCAGCCATCAGGCAAAATTGCTTGACCCGCCCAGGAGCCCTTCATCACCGAGTCGTCCCCAAGAGCAACCAAAACTGCTCTGACCGACGCTTTTGGGCAGCCACAAGTGTTTCACCGAGATCATGATGAGTTCATGCGGTCACGTGAATAGTTTAGCCATCTATGTCGACGGGATCCCGAAGACTTTCACCGGCAACGTTCATCACTTCTGCAGCCGGGCGTTGTCCAATCAACATGGTCAAGACTCATCTGGCCTCCTAATCTCCGGTACCCATGTGATCCCATTCGATCTGCGATGCAAGGGGCCTGATCCAATTCGGGCGGTCACTCAACGACCAGCCTCCCGGTGACATTCGCTAACGAGGCATAAGACTCGAAAATCTTGATTAGGATTTCATCACGGCCTGCCGTCCAGCTATGTCTCACTCGGTGACCTTGCCGGTCTGGTCTGCAAGTTAAGCACACGGCATCAAGCATCATTGGCAAAGCTCAATCCAATCATCGGGATACCAGAGGTATTCACCAGAATATGCAAGTCTTGCAGGCTCTGAGGAGCAAGGGCGGACGCAGCATATACTCTGGTggggctcaagcccaaccaagaATTTtgggccaaaaaaaaaaaactaagatgtatacttattttttttttttgttg from Fragaria vesca subsp. vesca unplaced genomic scaffold, FraVesHawaii_1.0 scf0513160_u, whole genome shotgun sequence includes:
- the LOC101293843 gene encoding trihelix transcription factor GT-1-like; protein product: MYLSEKPHPIDFHKNDEADMMIEVVSSEDLSQTHHPNHHQHHQQPNQLLLLGDSSGEDHEAKPQQQKKRAETWVQDETRSLIALRREMDGLFNTSKSNKHLWEQISAKMREKGFDRNPNMCTDKWRNLLKEFKKAKHHQDKGSGSAKMSYYKEIEEILKDRNKNGQYKSPTPPKVDSFMQFSDKGMEDTNISFAHVEANGRPTLNLETGLDHDGHPLAITVADAVAVNGGAPWNWRETPENGGENQSYGGRVIVVTWGDYTRRIGIDGSADAIKEAIKSAFRLRTKRAFWLEDEDQIVRSLDRDMPLGSYTLHLDEGMAVKVCLYDEPDNIPVHTEEKIFYTEDDYREFLTRRGWTCLREFDGYRNIENMDDLRPGAIYRGLS